The following DNA comes from Salvelinus sp. IW2-2015 linkage group LG1, ASM291031v2, whole genome shotgun sequence.
GGTCACTTTAGGTAAGTCAACATCTGAttggacaatacatttcacatgctgttgtgcaaatggaatagacaacaggtggaaattataggcaattagcaagacaccccaaataaaggagtggttctgcaggtggtgaccacagaccacttctcagttcctatgcttcctggctgatgttttggtcacttttaatgctggcggtgctttattctagtggtagcatgagacggagtctacaacccacacaagtggctcaggtagtgcagctcatccaggatggcacatcaatgcgagctgtggcaagaaggtttgctgtgtctgtcagcatagtgtccagagcatggaggcgctaccaggagacaggccagtacatcaggagacgtggaggaggccgtaggagggcaacaacccagcagcaggaccgctacctccgcctttgtgcaaggaggagcaggagagcactgccagagccctgcaaaatgacctccagcaggccacaaatgtgcatgtgtctgctcaaaaggtcagaaacagactccatgagggtggtatgagggcccgacgtccacaggtgggggttgtgcttacagccaacaccgtgcaggacgtttggcaatttgccagagaaacaccaagattggcaaattcgccactggcgccctgtgctcttaacagatgaaagcaggttcacactgagcacatgtgacagacgtggcagagtttggagacgccgtggagaacgttctgctgcctgcaacatcctccgcatgaccggtttggcggtgggtcagtcatggtgtggggtggcatttcttgtggggccgcacagccctccatgtgctcgccagaggtagcctgactgccattaggtaccgagatgagatctcagaccccttttgaaccatatgctggtgcgggttggtcctgggttcctcctaatgcaagacaatgctagacctcatgtggctggagtgtgtcagcagttcctgcaagaggaaggcattgatgctatggactggcccgcccgttccccagacctgaatccaattgagcacatctgggacatcatgtctcgctcatccaccaacgccacgttgcaccacagactgtccaggagttggcggatgctttagtccaggtctgggaggagatccctcaggagaccatccgccacctcatcaggagcatgcccaggcattgtagggaggtcatacaggcacgtgaggaggccacacacactactgagcctcattttgacttgttttaaggacattacatcaaagttggatcagcctgtgtgtggttttccacttttaattttggtgtgactccaaatccagacctccatgggttgataaattttgatttccattgataatttttgtgtgattttgttgtcagcacattcaactatgtaaagaaaaaagtatttaatagaatatttcattcattcagatctaggatgttttattttagtgttccctttatttttttgcgcAGTGTATAATGTTCTTCAAAAAGTGATGTTTAGGGGCTGTCTTCCCCACTCACCTTTGGTTGCACCCCTATCCAGTTGAGGTATCGTGTCAGTTTCTTAGACATGTAGGTCTTTCCCTAGCAGGTAGGCCGATCATTCAATcactgttggagagtttgtcatGTAGGATGCCCATGctgaacagaaagacagacagacatacagtggggagaacaagtatttgatacactgccgattttgcaggttttcctacttacaaagcatgtagaggtctgtaattttttatcataggtacacttcaactatgagaaacggaatctaaaacaaaaatccagaaaatcacattgtatgatttttaagtaattaatttgcattttattgcatgacataagtatttgatacatcagaaaagcagaacttaatatttgtacagaaacctttgttgcaattacagagatcaatacgtttcctgtagttcttcactaggtttgcacacactgcagcaggatttttggcccactcctccctacagatcttctccagatccttcaggtttcggggctgtcgctgggcaatacggactttcagctccctccaaagattttctatgggttcaggtctggagactggctaggccactccaggaccttgagatgcttcttacggagccactccttagttgccatggctgtgtgcttcgtgtcgttgtcatgctggaagacccagccacgacccatcttcaatgctcttactgagggaaggaggttgttggccaagatctcgcgatacatggccccatccatcctcccctcaatacggtgcagtcgtcctgtcccctttgcagaaaagcatcccaaagaatgatgtttccacctccatcttcacggttgggatggtgttcttggggttgtactcatacttcttcttcctccaaacacggcggtggagttagaccaaaaagctatatttttgtctcatcagaccacatgaccttctcccattcctcctctggatcatccagatggtcattggcaaacttcagacgggcctggacatgcactggcttaagcagggggaccttgcgtgcgctgcaggatttaatccatgacggcgtagtggtgttactaatggttttcttgagactgtggtcccagcttcttcaggtcattgaccaggtcctgccgtgtagttctgggctgatcctcaccttcctcatgatcattgatgccccacgaggtgaaatcttgcatggagccccagaccgagggtgattgaccgtcatcttgaacttcttcattttctaataattgcgccaacagttgtttccttctcacaagctgcttgcctattgtcctgtagcccatcccagccttgtgcggtctacaattttatccctgatgtccttacacagctctctggtcttggccattgtggagaggttggaatctgtttgattgagtgtgtggacaggtgtcttttatacaggtaacgagttcaaacaggtgcagttaatacaggtaatgagtggagaacaggagggcttcttaaagaaaaactaacaggtctgtgagagccggaattcttactggttggtaggtgatcaaatacttatgtcatgcaataaaatgcaaattaattatttaaaaatcatacaatgtgatttctggatttttgttttagattccgtctctcacagttgaagtgtacctatgataaaaatgacagacctctacatgctttgtaagtaggaaaacctgcaaatcggcagtgtatcaaatacttgttctccccactgagcATACATACTATAGTGCATTAGCATCAGACTAACTCAGATACTActgtatactgtctatactgtatatctacaagTGATACACAGGCCTGACAAAATTATATACAGTAGATAAGGCAAAACAATTTAGCTATCAAATTTGTTGGTTGGTATGATCAATCATCATTGGATACATTTCTTATCCTTGATTTCCCATGTACTGTATACTTAGATGAAAAGGGATATGTCAAAGTGGACTGGCAAGCCATGGCTTGCTATTCTCATATAAATTACACCCGCAACAGGACTGCAGATAAACTGAATACTGTATGGAATATGggctgcattgtcggaactagaagcacaagcatttcgctacactcgcattaacatctgctaaccatgtgtatgtgactaataaaatttgatttgatttgatttgaatatgggCTCATTATAAACAGATTTCAACATAATCTGCATGATAAAAATATGTGGAATGAGAATTAATAATTTACCCAAAATATGCCCAACAGAATAATTTTCAAAGAAGACTAATCCCTCTCAAAATATTATAAACACAGTTGTATTTCTTTTAAACTAATTTGCTTGTTAATGTGTGCATCAGCAAAAAAAWAAAGTGCTTTCAATGCATAGGGAAAGCTTTACATCATAACTAGCAACATTTTTGGAGATGAAGCCAAAACAAAATAACACCTGTAGACTCATGTGCCAGTCAAAACAGCCTGAAGCAAGCATCCAGACTGCATTGTTGCTGTCTTGCCTATGGTCCTGCCTGCGCAAAGCTGTCCTGCATTGAAGATGTTGCTCTGGGAGRCTTATCATTAGGCTACTTACAGCATTTCTTCTTGTTTACTCTGAGCTCTGTTTTCTTGGCTTCAGCAGAGTTCGCCGAGCTAGTCTCTCTCTGAATGGTTGCGGACATGGTGGAGTTGTGTCCTTGTTGTGCCAGGTTCTCAAAAGCTCTAGAAGGGCATGGCCCCAGACAATCTGAAACACAAGGTTGATTTATTCTAGCAGTAGGTCTAGGCCTATgtaatattacatttatatttatatttcctGAATAAGAATGACTAATGTATCCACTATCTGAACAATATTCAATTAAATTGATgttgatataaaatatatacaatggTATTGttacacaccttcaaattagtgcattcggctatttcagacacaatcattgctgacaggtgtataacatcaagcacacagccatgcaatctccatagacaaatattcgcagtagaatggccttagtgaagcgctcagtgactttcaacatggcaacaTCATAGGATRccacctttccaacaagtcagttcgtcaaatttctgccatgctagagcttctccagtcaactgtaagtgctgttatttgaAGCGGAAAGTGGTCTAGGAGMaacaacggctcagccacaaagtggtaggccacacaagttcacagaatgtTACTGCCGAGTACTGAAGCACGTGGCACataaaaaatcgtctgtcctcggttgcaacactcactaccgagtttcaaactgcctctggaagcaacatcWGCACAAGAAtggttagtcgggagcttcatgaaatgggttttcatggccgagcagccgcacacaagcctaagatcaccatgtgcaatgccaagtgtcggctggagtggtgtaaagctcgctgccattggactctggagcagtggaaaggcgttctctggagtaatgaatcacgcttcaccatctggcagtccgacagacacaTCTGGgttttggcggataccaggagaacgctacctgccccagtgcatagtgccaactgtaaagtttggtggaggaggactaatggtctggggctgtttttcatggtttggcctaggcccctaagttccagtgaagggaaatcttaacgctacagcatacaatgacattctagatgattcggtgcttccaactttgtggcaacagtttggggaaggccctttcctgtttcagcatgacaatacccctgtgcacaaagagaggtccatacagaaatggtttgtccgagccaggcctaatctcccaacatcagtgcccgacttcactaatgctcttgtggtagaatggaagcaagtccccgcagaaatgttctaacatctagtggaaagccttcccataagagtggaggctgttaaagcagcaaagggggcaccaactccatattaatgcccatgattttggaatgagatgttcaatgagcaggtgtccacatactttttgtcatgtagtatATATGGGCCACACTAAATGCACTTAAAATCCCATTTCATTAAGTATTAGGAGTCTGATGAATTTTCTAATGAATTAGAAAGTAATGGCATGACTTGACATTTGCTGTAACATAATTAGACTACTTTTATATTAGGTTGGATACAGCTTCGTTTTCTGTCAAAGGCCTTCAAGCATATTGCAACACAGCAAAGTGAGGGACTGCAATTTCATTCTCACAGCCACCATGTATTGCGCGGCCATATCCGCTCATCAAAAGAGCACTAACAAAAACCGGGAATCACAAAATGATGCCAAAGCCATTTACCTCAGTAAGCCATATTATTATGCGACGACACTACTGCAGTCCAATCGGAGTCTCGAGCCAGGGTCACTTGTCTGTGTCGGGAACACTGATAATAGACGCGTTGGTTGTTTCCATGGAGATAGTTAGAGGGCGCAACATCTTATTTGTCCGATTATTGCGTCTATGAGAGCAtgagcagcgccattgaggccatctccattttctactagttggtaaacaaactgaaagggtgcatactgccacccggagtgtgttgtttgaacaggtataaagccaaggttggcgatttactgccacctgccaTTATGCAATGTTTGCTCACAAGTATAATTAATTGGTCCCGAGTATAACCCATTGATCCCACCtaatgacctggatggaattatgtgatccttccttaacccataggaagtcccacccagttgattaCTTCAACATGGTGAatgtcctcaatggcgctgcccatgctaaaatggcattttggccactagagtcctctatctggCTCTATGGTTGTTTCACACCTAAATAGCACAGGCTACTTACTGTACACTCTCAAAAACTATTGCAATTTACCTGCAATATGAGAGCCGATGAGGGAATTAGAACATTGATCTGACGTCCAATCCGCACGTTCTGCTATCTCTGACTCTATGAGGTTTTTGTCCCACTCCAGTCGGAGGCGCAACTGTTAAGTCCTGTTGTGTGCTACGCTGTCCTTGTGCTGAGGTTGGTGGCGCGGGCCCGGTTGATGTCCTTCCAAGCCAGAAAAGCATGAGGTGTGCCATTTGCGTCACAATTTCTTTACCGTAATCGTCATAATATTACGATTTATGATGCGCATATAATGTATATTCATTCAAGTAAatttaccttaatagaaaattactcaagtataagtggaagtcacccagtaaaatactactcgagtaaaagtctacaagtatttggttttaaatatacttaagtttcaaaagtaaatgtaattgctaaaatatacttaagtatcaaaagtaaaagtataattcATTAAACCGGACTGCACATTTTTTTAagtttatggatagccaggggcacacttcaacattcagacatcatttacaaacgaatcatgtgtgtttagtaagtctgtagtactttaaattattttttacttaagtacattacatcactgtgtatatatgtatattatgtaGGCAGTGGAAGTGAGAACATTATATGCACTGACCAGACAGCAGTAATAAAATCATTGTGAAAGATTTATTATCAAAGGAAATAARACATAACCTAATTTATAGCCTATTAACATTTTTTTTGATCAAACTATACTATCTGTGAATAGTTGCTTAGCAGAACATAATGGTCTTCAGTACTAAGGCCATGATGGCAGTCCAAAKGTTACAATCTATGTGTACCATTATGTCAGTAATGAAATACAGACAAACCCCAAATAAATAATGCCCCAATAAAAGCTACWGCACGTTGCCCTTAAAATATCACAAAATTGGTTTAGAGTAGAGTTAAATATTTCCTATATAAAAAWAAAAAWATGAATCAATTTAATTCAGTAACCCATTTTGAAGAACTATATTAACATTTTTCATCTTAAAAgtattttaaaagtattttacGCTGTCTACTCGCAGCCGAGTACATGTCAAACCACGCTGGAATGTCAAATTCTTTCATAACAGTTTGTTCATTCTTGTTTCCTATTCCATCCGTTCTCCACGTCTTGAAATGGTTCACATTCAAATGGCCAACAAATTTCTCAGTGTTCAGAAGGCACCCATTGGCTACTGTTTCTCAGAGTAAGAACCAGGAAGTGGCCAGGTCCTGGCACTGGAACTGCTGCAGCAGATCAGTTCAGGCTACAATGATTACGTAGCCAGGGATGTGTGTATCATTGATTGTAAAGAGCTCATGCTTGTGTATGACCACAATGGTATTGTGTGATTTAAAGTTCAATGTTTCTGGGAAGGCACAGAGATGCATAGGCGATCACTCAGTAGGTTTGCACACTTTGGACACATTGCACAGATTGCCAGCTATGGATGGTAGGACTTGGCAGAGTCTCCAGTATCCAACAGTTAGTGGTTTAGCAAGTTCACATTAAGGCTTAATCTTCCACAGCTGtaagagagacaacaaagagggCACATTTAAAAACCCAGCACATATACTCACTTTTGGAAGTTAATGCACATGTGCCAGGAGGAAAACAACTCTGACAAAGGTGAAGATTCACTGTATGGCAAAAATATCAGTGTTAAGCAACAGCATTGTAGGATTAGAAGTGTCTCCACTCACTCGGATGTTGAAGCCGAGCAGGTCGCTGACCACAGCGGAGACTGCAGACAGGATGACCACGCGTGTGATGTTATAGATGAGCGGGTTCACAGTCAGCCCCAGCAGTCGGAAGGGGGTGTCAAGCTCCTGTAAAAGGGTTGGTATGAGAAGCCAGTCAGAGATGCTTTCACTGCACGTTATGCTGAATAAACAACTACCAGMCCAGTAGATTMTTTTCATTTATTATGACAAGTTTTTTTGacaccctttttctcccaaattggtagttacagtcttgtcccattgctgcaacttccgtacggactcgggagaggtgaaggtcgagccgcactgcttcttgacacaatgtcgcttaacccggaagccagccacaccaatgtgtcggaggaaacacctggtgaccgtacacctggcgaccgtgtcagtgtgtaTGCGCCTGGGAGGACATCCTGGCYggccaaaccctccccaaacccggacgacgctgggccaattatgcgtcgcctcatggatctcccggttgcggctggCTGCGATACAGCCCAGTATCAAACCTGGatctgtagtaacgcagctagcactgcgatgcagttccttagaccgctgtgttACTCGGGAGGCCTCTCAGCCCAGTAGATTTGACTAAAGTCAAAAAAGTCATGATGGGCTGAAGTTGAGAGACATCCTTACTTTCATTAGTTTTGTTGCAAGCTTCAGAACATTGTTCACTATGTTCAAATTTTCTTTCTTGTTGGGCTTCTTTTCCATCTTAAGATACAAGTTGATCTGAAATAAGAAAATAATTGAGAGGGAGATGTATTAATAAagtttttgcttcaatagagttgTAGCATAGATTTTTGTATCATACTTTTTTCTGAAACTATATTGAGTCATTATTACTGACAGTACCCCTTTAAGACTTTTATTACTAAGCAYTTAATTATTCCCAGAAGGCACCTGTGCATGtccagagggaaagagaagagcttTGATGTTGATGTGAATCCTACTTGGCTGTGTTCTTGTGATCGGAGAACTACGGAGAAGTACTTTACCCGTTGTAACCATGTGACCCACACGTCCTCCAGAGGAGATTGAATATAATATCCATGATCAAGAAATGAAGGTCGCAGAGGTGCTTGGTGTTGCTAGTATTAGCAACGTGTTTCTCCATCCAAGGCAGTGAACTATGGTGCATGTCTCAGCTAACACACGTTGGTGTGAGTGGACTGTTTCGGTAAACGTGTCCAAAGTGGACATTTGAAACATCACTAGCTTAATTTCATAGCACATCTATGTTAAAGTAGTGAACACTCAACGGACATCATGCATTCATTGGCCAAAAACTACATCAATCAAGTTCTCTCAAACATCAAAGAGACACGCACATGCATTTCACTACTGCGTTGAACTACCCCATTGTTTCTAGAAGCTTCTCCACATGGAATACCCAGTTGTAGCTCGCTGTGCAACACATTTGGCAGAAAAttgttttcatcagatgacaacactatttggctagcagccacACATAAGTAAgttagcttacaatgaaaaagcaaggtcttTTTTGTAAAAACGATGCATGGMcatatttctaatgtttatcatagaaagaatgtagccgtCTACATTTCCTGAAGTTTTGCTTGAAGTTAATCTTACATTTTAACTTGCtaccagagaaaaaaaaagtaCTAGAGAAAAGTAGCCTACACAGAACGCTGTGTGGTGATCCAATGACAAGAGCAAAGATATTTCATCCGAGTGGAAAAGTGCAACTGATGCACGAAATTAGTCCTTTTAMATTCATGATTTGGAACGAACCCTGACTGAagccgagcagaaattacaataagaagcattttaaaaTCTGTGTTTATAAAATGCAGCAGAACTTTTTTTCTGTCTTATCTTTCCCTTTCTGCCTGAAAAATGCAGAATCCTGCGTTAATGCGAaccctgattgtgtgtgtgtagcagggggCCTTACCTGTTCGGTAAGCAGCACTGACACGTTGCTGTATTTACAGTTGGTCTCGGAGCCCAGGGTGGCCAGGCGGAgcaggaagaggatgagagaagaacCCCACACCATGAGCTCCCAGTTGGTCTCGGAGTCCAGGAATGTGTGGTGACTGTTTAGTAGCTGGCAGTTAGATATAGAAAATGAGTACTCATTATCTTAAATCTATTCTGTTTGTACAGGTTGGAGCTTAACAAATACACATTCGGTCTTACAACAGGTCTTTTTTTTAATTGGATGGTAAATCATGGTGTGTTTACTGGAATCTTGTGTATTTATCAAACAAAGTACGTTTTTATAGATATGTCTGACCTGTGTACACAAGATGAAGGCGATAGAAAGGGCCAGGAGGAATATGGAGGAGACGATGACATCAACGGAACGCTGGGGCCCACGTCTCTGTGGTTAATAGGAAAAAATATTTGGGAACATTTCAATCAAGGCAGGACCTTCATGCCCCCTAGTGGCAACACCATACGCTGAAGTAAAGGCATCTGAGTAGTGAGAAGAACTCAGACCTTGAGGAAGGAGCGGAGCGACAGCCACATCTTAATGTTCTGCACATTCTTCAGCCTGAAGTGGGGGATTTCCGACTTCTTGGCCTTTCGTGCTGATGTGATGTGGTTGAAGAGTTTGGCGAAAACAAGCCTCTGTTGAAAGAGAAACAGCCACACCATTTACAGCGTATTCATTGTGTTGTAGTGAGTCTACAACAGTGGGACTAACATGCTGACCTGTTTGTAGGTCCTCTCTGCCACACACATCATGAAGAAGAAGAGGCCTGTAAGGCAGAGCCTCTCCACAGTGGTGATGAAGAGGAAGGCGTAGGTCTTGGCGTCGGGCGGCCCCACCGCCATGACAGCCAGCTCAGCCAGAGACAGGGAGCTCAGGCGTGTCATGTCCAGCCGCTGTGCCAGGCGGAAGCCAAAGGGAAGCAGCACCAGTGTGGCAGTGACCAACCCCCCCAGGGCTAGGTAACCCATGCCCTGCTCCACCACCTTCACCTACAGAGAAGATATCACCTCTGTTAGGAGGACAGAGTTATGGGGCACAGAGTACACAGCCCGTATGGTGTTTCTATAAATAGAAACAGTAAGAAACCCATTCCAGCCCTAAAGCATTACACACCAGCATTCACTCTGTATTGAACGTGTGTTAATTGTACCAAAATGGCAGTGAGTGTAATGAAGTGGTCATAGGAGGTGTACCCGTGTGAGGATGATCCCACTGATCTCCAGTACTGACATGTCTGCTTTCTTGCACTCCCCCTGCTCCCAGATGATGGCACTGACCCGGTCTCTAGATGGGTGGCACGCCTGCAGCCATGATAGTTGGCCCTGTGAGGAGAAAAAGCTGGTGTGCTGATATACTAAGCCTTTTTGAGGTTACATATTAGATGACAGGGTATGGTGGTGTAGACCCACCTGCTGTAGGTTCTCATCATCACTGCTGAGAGTGGTGGATGGGGGGAGAGTCAGGCCAGGGCAGTACCGCCCCTCCCCCTCACTGTCACTGCTGCCAGTGGAAGCGGAGTCAGGCCCTTGAAGAAGATCCTCCCACATAGTATCATCT
Coding sequences within:
- the LOC111967873 gene encoding protein PHTF1 is translated as MARIAWYQEKIGAYDQQVWEKSLEQAELNGMDCKPKRSGHVKPDLIDVDLVRGSTFGKAKPDSPWTALTRKGLVRVLLFPFFFQWWIQVTSRSISTFILVLYFMQVAAAVLYVEVPAASASEQLGPMCLMLLLGTVHCQIVSTESNRSPSASPVSSSSTSPARRRRLRKGKGLKRTEGQGNDRDTELQPWQLEENQXLYRSEERRTNQRKSGFGASDELSSEEEEDNKEAKPPTSVAGPTPTTVLRKRHLHSFSNPSPPEEESSGGAKDTKVNPREVEHLRTEGSRPASDTDDTMWEDLLQGPDSASTGSSDSEGEGRYCPGLTLPPSTTLSSDDENLQQGQLSWLQACHPSRDRVSAIIWEQGECKKADMSVLEISGIILTRVKVVEQGMGYLALGGLVTATLVLLPFGFRLAQRLDMTRLSSLSLAELAVMAVGPPDAKTYAFLFITTVERLCLTGLFFFMMCVAERTYKQRLVFAKLFNHITSARKAKKSEIPHFRLKNVQNIKMWLSLRSFLKRRGPQRSVDVIVSSIFLLALSIAFILCTQLLNSHHTFLDSETNWELMVWGSSLILFLLRLATLGSETNCKYSNVSVLLTEQINLYLKMEKKPNKKENLNIVNNVLKLATKLMKELDTPFRLLGLTVNPLIYNITRVVILSAVSAVVSDLLGFNIRLWKIKP